AACATTAATTATACCTTTAGGGTTTAGTTGAGTCgggtcttcttcttccttccacTTCCTTCTGCTTCCTCATTGGCATCTTCCTTACCTTCCTCATCTAAATCGCATCCAGCTATCAAAAATAAGAAGTTCAATCAATAGTTTCACATATCAAAGCTCAATTATCAATTCAACAAACTCACCAATCACTTCAAAACCACAAAGCCAGTTTCTAGCGCAAATCAAAGCTTGGACATTTGAGGGAAGAAGGCGGCTCCTGTACTTGCTAAGAACCCGACTTCCCACACTGAAGGATGACTCATACGACACTGTTGTTATTGGGATGCATAGGACATCACATGCCATTCGAGATAGCTCCCTAAACCGGTTTGAATTGTTCTTCCAATACTTGATGACATCTAACTTTTGATTTGCAACCATATCAAGCACATGTTCACTCAGATACAAATCCAAAGCAGATTTCCTTGTTCATGCTTGTTGAGAGAAGAACTCATAGAAGCTCTGCAAAGAAAGAGATTATTAAACCATCTGTTTCTACTTCTTGTGATAACTTAAATACACATATAAAGTATTGGTTTTAAATAACTTACCCCATAACCAGCTGGTAAAGCATCTGCTTCTACTTCTTGTGAACTATGCGCACTAGTATTCTTCTTGTAATCTCCATACAGCTTCAACATCCTTTTGCGTATGTAATCCATTCGGGATTTACAAGTTGCTGGATCTGAACTGTGGTAGCAGTACTCCAAAACCTTGAACTTTAGCCTAGGATCTAACACTGCTGCAATGGCTAAAATGTCGCTGTACTCTTCCAGTACTTAACAAACTTCAACCTCATGGAAGCCACCATATCAGCAATCACCGTATCTTCATGGAACTCATTTGAACTCAACCAACTTTGAATTTTCCATACTTCCATGAAGTACAGATTCGCGGTAGGGTAAGAAGAGCCGGAAATGAGCCTTGTCATCTCATCAAACGGTTGTAACAAATCGCAAATCAGCCTAGCTCTTAACCACTCAGACTCTGTAGGTAAGCTCTTGTAACTTGCTTCGATTTCTGCAAGATTCTTAAACGCCTCTTTGTAGTGAAGAATCCTAGACAGCATCAGATAGGTTGAATTCCACCGCGTAGTGACATCCAAAACCAAACTGCCTTTCTTAATAATCCCAAGAGTCTCCACACAGCCTAGAAACAGAAACTCTCTAGACTCACTGACCTTGACATACTTAACGCTGTCTCTGATCTTCTCCAAGGCGTCACTTATCACCGATAATCTGTCTTGGACAATGAGATTCATAATGTGAACAGCACACTTGATATGAAAGAAGTCTCCACTGCAGACTAAATCCTTTCTAAGTTGCCTTTTGAGAACTCCTTGCACGTTGTCATTAGAGGACGCATTGTCTACGGTTACTGTGAAGACCTTCTTTTGCAAACCCCATTCTTTAATCAGCTCTATTAGCttcattaaattattattattttcaactAACCgggtaattaaataaaattaattagtcTTATTAATTCAGTTAGCCATTAAACTAACTTTTCATTTGTTAAGAACTTTTATGAaagtctttttttctttttagttacGGAGTTGTCTTTTGATTTTGGAGAAAAGATATATAccgtttatttttttcttctaaaaagatgacaaaagacaaagacaataatatgaattcagtGGACATAGATATTACACATTCAGTTGTCTAAAAAAGAGAGACGCATACACCATGGATGGGTGTAAATGGTGATCGATGAATGAGAATAATGAATTTCTAATTATTCTTTTCAATTTATACCATTCATGGAGAATGTTTTTGTTACACGTAATTTCTTGttgttttttctaattttaaagaattataaaataaaaaatttccttATGAAAATTAGAAAAGAACAATAGTACTAATaattctttttgttctttttattttgttctcaATCATTTTTTTCCTCTACATtcctaatgtttttttaatagttactaGTTATAAGCCATATTTTAGAACAATGCTTACAAATGATCATACATACgggaataaagaaaaatatataaatcttcaaaattatattaccTAACACATTTGACAATTAAATGATCATGTCACATTTTAACATAAATCAGATAATCTTTGTTAAAACACACCCGTAAGTAAATGCATACacacaaataaaaacattaaaaccaaaacaaaccttgtatgtttttttcaaacCTAGAATGTTTCATAGTAAGTTGTTTAATCACCGGAGTTTTGCTGCGACAAGTCCATAAATGGATCCAACAAGAGCCAAGACAGAGACCAGCAAGCAAACAAAGCTAAAAGCTCTAAGAAGAATCCATTGTCGCGTCCAAACTGGGATCTTCTTCTGCAATATACACATCTCCACAGGAAAATACACAGCCAAAGGCCAAAACCCAACTGCCCCTAAGACTCCAAGTACTTCATTGAAGTATGGGAATAATATTGACACTCCTGTAATTATCACCACATACGTCGTTCTCAGACACAACCTCATTGGACTCAGTGTCACCGTTACTCCTCGTGATGATGGCAGTTTGAAGCCGTAGAATTTGGAGATGAGCTTGTTTTGTGGGTATCTCTCTGTTAGCACTCTTTCCATAGCTGCAAAAATTGGTTGGCTATAGACCTGAAATCCcattttatgttaaaaatatctGGGGggattatataaattttattctcTAACTCATCATTATATTTGTCGATATAATAGTATTAATTAGAGGTATTTTTACTCTACACCATTTCTATTCTTTAACACTAAAACAGAGAttactattttcttttataaataaaatgacaTTTATCTACTATATAATAaaggaatattattttataaaaatacattagattaaatttcacatttattatagaattttctattttaaaagacAAGTAACAAAATACGTTAGATATTATcttgggagaattgccaagtgtgactcaaaacttggagtcaaacccaaaacaatacctcAACTTgggtcaaatgcaaaagtaacctaaaaggctattgaaattacaactatccccttgtgaccaaacaagaaaacggaattttttttacgtttctacccttcgcaagtcgtctgtttagacgacttgaaaataagtcgtccagacgacttaactgaaagtcgtctggacagttagtcttaaacataatttaaaaattttgtaaaaaatattttgataagtgaaaaatgggaattatgtaattaacatatgtcttaggaggtataaattaagatataacaaatttcaattgttttcagcatagatgagtgaaagtaatgagtcatgatattcttaagtttatgtttcatcaacatatgttgtagtattgtatgtgttcttagggttagattttggaaagcattaaaaccgtttttgaaaatttttaaaattacttatgcgtgttcatttctgtgtatagtaaacactatttaaatataatttgattttataacgtggttagttagttaatctagtcattttagtttaggggttcattttagggtttaggacgacttaatattttgtcgtcttaaaacagacgactaaatattaagtcgtctgttgtacattatcagccagaataagtcgtctaaaccggaccaaaccttaaagtttaccaatgtacttttaaagctaaccggattatttacccaatatataaggtgatttttattttttttgtttcattttttgcgaaattcagaaaccctaacagttctctctcaaaggcgatttcgaattcccacgatttccgaacaaaccatcgttctcaacgtcggctatctatctcaccgttgtcgccgcagcttcttctaaccctagcgccgccgattcctctaaaccctagcgccgccgattcctctaaaccctagcgccgccgcttccactatttccgaacaaaccgtcgccctcgccaccgtggtcaccaacgttctcaccgccgcttcctctaaacactagcgccgccgcttcttctaaaccctagcgccgccgcttcttctctgtaaaccttagcgccgtttctctgtaaaccctaacgccgctaagtcatcaatctcgaggaaaagatgaacataaaacgttgtctctatcaatttactcattctcaccgtttcacgtttattttttcagatctataaccgcaatgacgagtactccaactccttctgcgactggaagacttgtaagtaatttaagtcgtctggaaagtcttccaactggacgacttagtagatgacttaaatataagtcgtccatttggaagactttccagacgacttaattataagtcgtctactaagtcgtctggacttatattgttgtctttgattattttgcagacaaaaaggatggatattccagaactcccccgtaggttatacacatcaggggaagagccagaagcccacaatagcatttcgtatcatacggataacagcaagttgcatactgctcttaggaaagctcttactgatgacgaatttgaagagctcaaggagtcgagtttgggagttttcatcaagttcaaggagcagggatttggttgggcttcaaggctggttcactacatgctcagtttcaagctggacattaagaagaagtatgagatgtggtctctcgttggtccagaacctttgaggttttcactgttagagtttgaaaacctcactggtctaaactgcgagtacatcgaggaccttgagacaccaaaatgtgatgttaccccagagatggtttctttctgggggatgctgggagttcatctggaagctgggccaactactgatcagataatagcagcactgaagagatgcggggattggtccagggaagatcgcaagcggctcgcgtacctctccatcttcactggattcattgaagggagaaagttttcaaccgctacacgatctactctggcaaggctagtgatggatttagaacggtttgagaattatccatgggggagagtcgcgtttaaggtgctgatggactctttgtggaacaaagaaattgctggctgttacaccgtggatgggtttatacaagttcttcatgtctggacgtacacagctatgccggaattgggtgctagtattggtggtcccagagcagacagtctgtctccaccgatactggcttacgagggcagcagaggccgcagatcaatgaaagctgctatcttgagtcaggtatttacttcaatccaaaagactgcgcagacgacttattataagtcgtctggaaggtcgtccagctggacgacttatcggacgacttataataagtcgtctggaaagtcttcccagctggacgacttatcggacgacttaattaagtcgtctggaaagtcttccatctggacgacttattagacgacttattataagtcgtctggaaggtcgtccagctggacgacttatcggacgacttataataagtcgtctggaaagtcttcccagctggacgacttatcggacgacttaattaagtcgtctggaaagtcttccatctggacgacttattagacgacttattataagtcgtctggaaggtcttccagctggacgacttagtagacgacttataattaagtcgtctatttagtatttttttcaaatatctaactcgattcttctatttactgcagacccgcgtgatcaactttgttgagaaggacattagtgaaatgtggccaaaatgggactctgaggttgaggacctgcccgcggagaacatcattaaagtcatgtatgagcggagaccgtggaagtggaccatggattgctgggaagtcactggtactaaggtcaatacaaaacctaaggttgtgactccatcgaagaaggccaaagagatggttgtgttggaggaggaggaggaggaggaggaagacaatccaagacctcagaagaaagctcgtaaagaggctcctaaagtggctagtgaagaggctagagaagaggctagagaagaggctagaggggtgaccagagaggagttggaaattatgttcaagggcgtagctgactgcatgaaaaaagggtttaataagtgcatgagggagtttaggaagttgtccgatagattggaagctgtggagaagaaggttggtgtcaccaatcaggctacccctccacctctaaccaatcaggctacccctcaagataaacagcctacccctcttgccaaagaaaccggaggtagaaacaaacaggctacccctcatgccaatgaaaccgtggttagtaaccagcctcctcctcatcaaaccaaacagcagcctcctcctcctcaaaagaaacagcagcagcctcctcctcctcaaaagaaacagcctcctcctcaaaagaaacagcctcctcaaatcaaagaggttagtatcaaatccagggttaactagttgtccagacgactgtaaaagttgtctggacgactagttgacgctggaagacttaattttaagtcgtggatggtgataagttcgtgggcatgtatgattagcatttgaacatgattttttaacaagcgaagtatttgtatttcagcttgtctttttttaacaagcgaagtatttgtatttcagcttgtctttttttaacaagcgaagtatttgtatttcagcttgtctttgtatagatttgtaaatatataagttgtctggaagaaataagtcgtctggaaggttttccaactggacgacttacaaataagtcgtctagaaggtttggacgacttattataagtcgtctggaaggttttccaactggacgacttacaaataagtcgtctagaaggtttggacgacttataagtcgtctggaaggttttccaactggacgacttacaaataagtcgtctagaaggtttggacgacttattataagtcgtctggaaggttttccaactggacgacttacaaataagtcgtctagaaggtttggacgacttattataagtcgtctggaaggttttccaactggacgacttacaaataagtcgtctagaaggtttggacgacttattataagtcgtctggaaggttttccaactggacgacttacaaataagtcgtctagaaggtttggacgacttgaagggatagtagaaggtagtctaaaaataaaatacacttgaagggatagtagaaggtcgtctaaaaataaaatacactggacgacttagtagaaggtcgtctaaaaataaaatacactggacgacttagtagaaggtcgtctaaaaataaaatacactggacgactaaaaatttagtcgtctggacgggtaatcaagaatggacgacttaaatttaggtcgtctggacaactagtcaactggttgtgtacattgtggtttcgtatggccagtttccttgcagtttgagcatctccgtgccctgtgtttcttcctgggtttgtgtcctctcatcctagatagctccaaccaagatttccatcttgatttcttcggtctcccccgaccacgctttagttctggaggaaagcattctcgttcctcaatatgttgtgacacgataggatatatattctctgagtatcctgcatacagataattctttgagtatagtggacatacaagtgtggagatatgcaaaccagcatgtattccagcagctatagcatgagagcaaggtattttctccactccatatacaccacaatcacactttgcatgttccaaatcaaccacacagtccattttgccacctttgacaaagaaatgccatccatcaattggttcgaccgtcatcgtacccgctatctcttctcgaacagcaagcaagtattcaacacccccgctatgttcagttgtgagactcaaagcatcttgtctccttttccaataccattttcctaacttctgccttatgaactccagcaggaacgtaattggaaatcctcttgctcgcttcagtgcggaattaatagattcagcaatgttgcttgtttttatgttgaacctgttccccttacaataaacccttgaccatagcctgacgtcggctttctccaaatacgttgcaagttccgggtttgcactccgtatctcagccatgtaccggtcaaaatcgtaaaccgtgtgagcataagcagcccctttcaccaagtacatgagatgtttccctttaaactttttgacaatgtatcttgaaggtgataataacatattcctcgggttgcccaaggaaacaccttatcacacgcacttttaatggccttgtgccggtcggagactatcaccagaggcttgtcatgagatatacaactagccaattttgtgaaaaaccattcccaagaaggtatatcttcctcatacACGATCCCAacagccaatgggaatatctgaaaattgccatcttgtgcggctgcaactaacatagttcctccatactttccacttaggtgagttccatccaccacaatgacccttctctgatacttaaaacctttgatagaagctccaaaagagagaaatagatacttaatcttttcatagaatcaagttctatcgccgtgatagaatcaggatttgcaatggagatttgctcgagatatgatgccagacgcgaatacccttcttctgctgatcctctcaccaatctttgtgcatataacagtgctctgtatgaagtggtgtaatcaagcgccatgccaaacatgttcctcattgcatcagtgatatgctgcggagttatcccatcaatgattccaacacgatcaatgaaaagactacctacatacttcggagtacagtgtctccgctgagcgattcggtctcccgctgagcataaatgtttttccacatactttgttacccaaaacgtgtttgtcccatgtttgacactcgctctgaccttccatccacaatagctaaccggacatgttgccacaacgagagttttcgttgatttgtataatctgaaagaaaacttacccctcactgctgccaaccgcagctctgaaagcagtgcacccttgctaacaaaactctggttgacatagatactggtagCATTCGATTTttctccttcaatagcatttgtcttagcatatgtcttttggatttcttcaaaacaaatattatcatcatcttcctcgtcctcatatggaacctttccataaagactgtaatccccaccattctgatccgtttcacgaacaatagaattatcagcatcctcctccccattttcctcctccccatcttgattttcatcttcaacaaactcattatcaccaacatcttcaaaacattcatcagcttcatcatcatcaccaacatcttcttcccattcaccagcttcatcattatcaccaacatctttttcccattcaccagcttcatcaatatcccttttctctgaaaccgtttcgaccttgctgcggcttgatacacaaagacatactctatgggttttgagtatctccagcaagtttcgaacttgtctatcacttgtaacattaatgggaagactgcctggagccatcatcatttctgctggtaatgagtagctaatctccacactcactgttctcatgtccaggttataatcttcttgagccattgcaacaagttcagcatgtgttgaatcttcattcaataaaaacaatcttgctcctttgagatcatcaaccacaaaatcccaacggaaatctctcaacaaccattctccatacattgcatgtaactgaaaaatcatctgcaaatattcaaaataaaacacattagtaaacatagagaaaatgaagaagttcaataaacattgccgcagacgacttagcattaagtcgtccagaagacttaaaggtaagtcgtctaaagaggtcacttttgcaattgaaaattaaaagggacgacttaattctaagtcgtccggctttgtttgttaaaaaaaaaacttcagacgacttatatataagtcgtctacgagaaacgggctagttttgcatttgaccgaatcgtgtcagatctttgactatttctggacgacttataattcagtcgtctctaggaaagttaaaatttcaatattttatgaaaacttgacgacttacgtgtaagtcgtcctaggttagttttgtaattgaaaaataaaacttgaaatttaactttctccagacgacttagatgaaagtcgtccagctaaacgacttaatttaaggtcgtccgggataagcaaggtttgaccagaaaattgggaaaaattctggacgactttgctttccccggacgactttaaattaagtcttctggagggacgactttatattaagtcgtctggttaaagttaaattatgaagttttatttttcaattacaaaactaacctaggacgacttacgcgtaagtcgtcaagttttcataaaatattgaaattttaactttcccagagacgactgaattataagtcgtccagaaatagtcaaagatctgacacgattcggtcaaatgcaaaactagcccgtttctcgtagacgacgtatatataagtcgtctggagtgtttttttttaacaaacaaagctggacgacttaatttaagtcgtccgtttgaccagaagactcatcagtaagtcttctacatacagatgacttactagtaagtcttctacgcgaacagatcttgaaaaaaaattcaaattcgtaccttaaactaggtgagatgacttcgtttgcacacagggtcttctccaaccacccagaacctcaaacgaaagcaaccgtaagtcaaaacgaaagaaatatggctctgtcaaccatagcccatattttgaatcaaaagcttgagttttttggatgaatatagagagaaagtgaaagaaatgttgtttttagttcataacaattgaaacagagagagtgtaaagagatttacgtgcattaaagggcattaaaagctccaaacagttcgtacaaggttgttgccactattcattgcagtggcaatattgtaaatacttgaagaagatgaagttgagacagtaaagaagccattttcgaaaaaaaaaaaaaaaaaatgttaatggcattttcgtagataaactgcaggtgtggggttaaaatctcaaaaaaaaagaagtcaaaagaaaatgttagttttctgtttgactccaagttttgagtcacttttgcaaaaagccctattATCTTATACGTATACGTTGCATATGAACTGTTATATCAAAATTAACCTCAAGTTCTagtattttaaacaatttatttgttaattatAAACGCCAACGGAAGATCTTTTGCATTTATTGACTATAGTTAActagttttctaataaaattaaaattatggtTTAGTTTGTATGATACCTGATATCCACCAACTAAATGAAGAACAATGCAAGCGTTAGCGAAATCGACGAGCCAAAATGGCTCATAGAAACCGAAACCGGTCAAGAGATTGCCCGGTGTGGCATCTCCAAATGCTGCGTAACCAAAGCATCCGCAACAAAGGTAGAAGAATGTTGTGATGAATACGGCAGCGGCCGAGGCTTTCTTCATAGTTTGCTTCTCTGCTGGTGGCGATCTCAATGTATCCTGTTgttaatttttcatttaaacCGCATAAAATAGGTTTCTTGATCAGCAAGATATCAACCCATTCTCTTGTAAGATGTTTACCTGAATCTCTAGAAGTATGATTGAGAAAGGATAAGAAAAGGCAATGTTCCCAAGAGCTTGGAACAGTAACCATACTTTTGCACCTCTGTTTTCTGCTGGACTTCCCTTTACACTTCCTTCAATTTGCCGtttttcttcatctcaacacacAAAATGTATTAAATATATAGTCTTCAATCttccaaaattaattgacacTATTTACATTTGACTTATTACTTTTCACTGGTTGGTAACAGAAGCAACAAAGCAAAGTTAACCTAAATACGATAGATGATATATCTTTACCTATGATTTGGCCAAAAGCGAGGCCGAGACCAATGGAGGAATAAGCAAAAGACATAACCGCAGCGACAACAGAGAGCCAAAGCATGTCGTGGAAATTAGGTATTTGTGACATGAAAATCTGAAGCACACCGAACAAAAGCATGAAGTAGTTGTTCTTGTCTCCATAAGAACATGTTGCGTTGTGTCCTTTTCTATGATAACAATTCGATCTAAAAATTGCTCTGTAATGAAATGAAGAAATTCAACATGtcattattaaaaattgtgaattttataagaaaatcatGAAATATATGTTTACACTTATTACCTTGAACATGTCaatgtaaaaaattatgaattttataagaaaattatgaaatatatgTTTACACTTATTACCTTATGCAAGTAGCTGTCACAATGGTATAAGCAACGCCAACACCAACAAGGCTAATGTATACAAAGACGCCACATACGATCTGGTTCGTCTTGCCTGCATATTATATTTAACCATCTGAACAAATTaatctaaatttaaaacaaaaaaaaaaatagtaaacaagTGTTCATGTCTTAGGGCTTAATATATACTACGAAATAATTTTGTTCTCTTCCCAGTATTCGAACTCATGACCTAgacatttattttttcttacttCCATGTTCAGCTAGTATACAAGTTCATCTTTTTCAACCacataaaaca
This genomic stretch from Brassica napus cultivar Da-Ae chromosome C9, Da-Ae, whole genome shotgun sequence harbors:
- the LOC106428395 gene encoding probable amino acid permease 7 (The RefSeq protein has 2 substitutions compared to this genomic sequence), yielding MDIKENNESPVLRSTELQLHDSVCARTGTLWTAVAHIITGVIGAGVLSLAWATAKLGWIGGPAALIGFAGVTLVSAFLLSDCYLFPDAVNGPLRLNSYSQAVKLYLGKTNQIVCGVFVYISLVGVGVAYTIVTATCIRAIFRSNCYHRKGHNATCSYGDKNNYFMLLFGVLQIFMSQIPNFHDMLWLSVVAAVMSFAYSSIGLGLAFGQIIEKRQIEGSVKGSPAENRGAKVWLVFQALGNIAFSYPFSIILLEIQDTLRSPPAEKQTMKKASAAAVFITTFFYLCCGCFGYAAFGDATPGNLLTGFGFYEPFWLVDFANACIVLHLVGGYQVYSQPIFAAMERVLTERYPQNKLITKFYGFKLPSSRGVTVTLSPMRLCLRTTYVVIITGVSILFPYFNEVLGVLGAVGFWPLAVYFPVEMCILQKKIPVWTRQWILLRAFSFVCLLVSVLALVGSIYGLVAAKLR
- the LOC106428395 gene encoding probable amino acid permease 7 isoform X1, translating into MDIKENNESPVLRSTELQLHDSVCARTGTLWTAVAHIITGVIGAGVLSLAWATAKLGWIGGPAALIGFAGVTLVSAFLLSDCYLFPDAVNGPLRLNSYSQAVKLYLGKTNQIVCGVFVYISLVGVGVAYTIVTATCIRAIFRSNCYHRKGHNATCSYGDKNNYFMLLFGVLQIFMSQIPNFHDMLWLSVVAAVMSFAYSSIGLGLAFGQIIDEEKRQIEGSVKGSPAENRGAKVWLLFQALGNIAFSYPFSIILLEIQDTLRSPPAEKQTMKKASAAAVFITTFFYLCCGCFGYAAFGDATPGNLLTGFGFYEPFWLVDFANACIVLHLVGGYQVYSQPIFAAMERVLTERYPQNKLISKFYGFKLPSSRGVTVTLSPMRLCLRTTYVVIITGVSILFPYFNEVLGVLGAVGFWPLAVYFPVEMCILQKKIPVWTRQWILLRAFSFVCLLVSVLALVGSIYGLVAAKLR